The following proteins are encoded in a genomic region of Sulfurimonas sp. HSL3-7:
- a CDS encoding CDGSH iron-sulfur domain-containing protein produces MPEKTHFINEPLKASLEAGFKYAYCTCGHADTFPYCDGTHVKKGGKPIKFTLDRPEEVLLCRCGRSKELPYCDGSHRP; encoded by the coding sequence ATGCCCGAGAAAACACACTTTATCAATGAACCGCTGAAAGCCAGCCTCGAGGCCGGTTTCAAATACGCCTACTGCACCTGCGGCCACGCCGACACTTTTCCCTACTGCGACGGCACCCATGTCAAAAAGGGCGGTAAACCGATCAAGTTCACGCTTGACAGGCCCGAAGAGGTTCTCCTCTGCCGCTGTGGGCGTTCAAAAGAGCTTCCCTACTGCGACGGCTCGCACCGGCCGTGA